In the genome of Hydra vulgaris chromosome 06, alternate assembly HydraT2T_AEP, the window tatattatataagaagtatattatagtttattaactttattgtaattttacttttaaagcagctcttatatattgttattattatagttttttgctCTCCTTGTTCGCATCCACTTTACTTATTAGCGCATCGCTCGGCCTCCAGTCAATAAAAATTTCGGCGCGTTGTCAAGGCCTGTATTTCTAGAAGGCCATGGTTCACACGAAAGGATGTTTGTTCATGTTCCATGTTCCACGGAATGTTCCGTTAAATGTACCCTCGTGTGAATAGCCTATAAGAGCTAGCCCTGATTTTGTCCTAACCGATCCTTATTAGAATTTTCCATAAACAAACCCTTatgtttaaaattgattaatataaactaaactttatgaAATAAGTAAGATAAgctattataaatgtatattgataaaaaaaagtcgAAAAAATTTGCCCTTAATATACCCTTAACCTTTAAGGGTCCATTATGTCATTTTAAGGCGGgatgagaatgagttttagcagattgcacaagagacgctaactttttaaagtagtattcattatagtatttacagaaaagagaaagagtaGCAACATTTTATCGATgcgataatggttgaaggttggccgCTAGAGCAGATCCAATTATGTTTActatgcgtttttgcaccttttctaaataagaaaaaacatcaTTCGAAGATCCACCCCACATATGACaaaagtattccatacaaggacggatttgaaatttataaaaataaagaatagtaTCTTGAGTGAGAAAGTAGGGTGCACGATGAAGAGTTGGGACTTTAGCAGATGGtaattttgcaatagatttgatatataatttccaaaaaagatcgGAGGTTAAAGTTAATCCaagaagataaagggtagatgactcatcaagtacattaccgttcatgaATGTAGGAAGATCTAAGTTATTGCGATAActattagctgaaaaaaaatttgccatTGAGAGCCCAATGCTATAGCAGAAGTGAAATCCTTtacaagctcaaatgccccctccaagcaatcaagacaagaataaatggtagtatcatcagcaaacaatgccactttagatgtgagaatatttGTAAGATCAtaaatgtaagttaaaaaagagtatagggccaaggatagaactttGAGGAACCCCTTAAGTTGAGGATATGAGGAAGAGTGCTGTCTATTGAGGGCAGCTTTTATACTCTAATTGGTAAAGAtgaattcaataatcttaaagatgttatcTGATACACCGTGAGAAGaaaacttatggagaagaccagcatgctaaattttatcaaaagccttagaaatgtcaagagctaTAGCCTTAACCTCACTACATTTATCTAATATACGATAAAACCTAACGATTATTactgttacatatatataaacaagaatTTTTGAGGCACTGcttaattgaaatatatactaagacttctaaaaaaaattgtaaaagaaaagCTGTCTGGTATGAATTAAAGTACAGTTTTTCATTGTTCGCAAATGCAAGTTCTTAGActtccagaaaaaaaaagttctcccgcttttcattattttttttaatacagtaaAGTTAggaaaaaaaccattttttttttttaattttattaacaaataatataatctacataatattgtattatttagaattaaaacagCAGTGGCGCGATGGGTAGAGTTCTGGCCTAAAACCCAAACGCTCAATAAGCGACTTTGGTAAGGAAAGAGGCGTAAAAATATGGTAATATTTACGTGAGTCAAATAATTAAAAGCAACTAAACTACgctttttgcaaatatttaacaagtttataaaaaattattacttaatcttaaattatataattggtatttttaaaaacttttccagatAGACcatataaaacaactatatggAGTAGTACAGCATGCcagcttttataatttaaaatcaaagttaaaagatttttaatgattgtaatgctcaataaaaactttttctataatAGTTAAAGTCAGCTGTATAACGACAcgatcaaaattattttgttttttaacaagtaaaaatcgagatataaataatgtaaatatatttatatatatatttatatatatatatatatatatatatatatatatataaatatatatatatatatgtatatatatatatatgtatatatatatgtatatatatatccatatatacatacatatatatatatatatatatatatatatatatatatatatatatatatatatatatatatatatatatatatatatatatatatatatatatatatatatatatatacagtattggacaaaacatttgcaaccaacatcgaacaatgctaaaaagtgttcctaattttacatgtcttaaaaacgaaacgaactatactaccacagcaaacagttcaggagtctggagtcatagcatgccttgacatgagcaatcagctgacaggtgacagcacacaggcagaatttcgttgacaagtgccattttgcagcggacaaaacaacttttttggtttgtttcatttcttaagtctggtctgTGTCAAcatcacggaagttttttaataattaaaggaagtatccagaagtttccagaagtatacaaaaacattcagaagcatccataAATTTccagaagcatcaaaaagaagcatctcgaatcttccagaacaggttcacacaggttcattttactatataagagacatgtaaatcgacatgtaattcagtcattaaatggaagtcaatcagtcagtattatcaagacagtttagcgaagtgagttttatcaaagtgttttatcgaagaacatcaatacaagaagtgaaatacaacaaacgtttcattacatcaatacagtccacatccaaccaagatgttgtgttccacagagcattattgtatcatcgcaaagtaaatgtaacacggtaagccttgagaaacgtgattatttattttttattatttttatgacttcaagtgcaaaaatggctcccgacagtcttcgattggaactaagaaagaaatttattggCAATTACGTAATTgaaatttcacaaaaaagtatttgtgataaatatcacatgaaaaaatggaccgtatcaagactatattccaaatatcgttctacggggaagttggcagcagataacaaaggtggaacaccgcgttccaccactagagaggattctatgatcgtcagatccgtcaagaaggatccctgggtATCATCAGTCGatatacaaaagcaattagagctgcctgtatccgaccgaacaatcagacgacgtgctgctgaagccggattgttttctcgacgccctgcaaagaaactgctaatttcactaaaaaacaagaagaaaagactcctgtttgctacatctcatattgactggaatgtgcagaaatggccaactgtcctgttcagtgatgaatcgaagttcaacatcattgggagcgatggcatttgttgtgtacgtcgaccggccggaaaacgcctcgatttacgttactgccataagaccgtgaagcatggtggaggcaatgtaatggtctcggggtgtttttctgctaacggtctaggtccaatacatcgaaacgatggaataatggaccgtttcatgtataaaaatatcttgaaagatgttatgttacctcatgctgaatagaatatgccaataaaatgggtttttcagcaagacaacgatccgaaacacactgcaaaagtagtcaagacaaccacctattggtgatggattggccgccttaATAtccggatatatatatatatatatatatatatttatatatatatatatatatatatatatatatatatatatatatatatatatatatacatacaatatttatatcttGATGTCCGTAGAACAAAGAAGAAGGTATAAACTTGTCACTAACCAACGTTTTTCTATacaaaatacaaactttttttttttcacaatgatctttattaattaattaaacagaCAAGTGCTTAAAGAAGCTAAAGGTGATAGTACGTCAACGCAATCTTTTCATATAGCCTGTTAGACACAAGATTTTAGACTTAAGATTTAAACtttagatttaaaagataataaaagatttatggaCGAAATAGTTGCCAGATCAGTCTTGTTACAACTAATAGTTGTGACAAGACTAATCTGTTAACAGTTTGGGTAAAAGAGGTAAACAATTGTGTTAAAAAGGGGACAAATAGATTTCCAGAGTTTTCTAAATTCAAATTACAATGCCATTTTCTAGTTAGTAGAAAAACAAGGTTCAGTTAAAcaattgttaaatagtttaaaaagtattaaaaagtattagtttTTCAAGAGTGTTTTGGAAAACACTCTTGAAAAACTATAATCGGCATGTTTTCTGAACAATAAGTTTTTCTTGTTACCACAAGAGTAATAATTGACTCTTCTATAGCTAGAAGAGTTACAAACAAGCTATAGAGGTGTCAAAGAAAGAAATAACTTTAGCAACAAAAGACGTTAGAATTTAGATGTATTATAATGGATTAACCAATttcttcataataaaaaatgagtgTGTTCATTAGATTAAAGAGATTAATTAGAATAAATTTTCTTTCCAAAGAGCTCTCCCTTATCTTTGGGAGTGATAATAAGATTAAATCCATGTGTTAGAAATGGGATGTTAGATTAGGCACGTTAATGAAACAGTTGAAGATTCTCCAAAAGTATCCTGAACCTAACTTCTGAGATGAAATTCGAGATTTAGTAAcctaaaaatgtattatttttaagcgCAAGacttttaaatgcttttttttacaataagtataaaaacgtttgttatatatatatatatatatataatatatatatatatatatatatatatatatatatcaactgttTCATTAACGTGCCTAATCTAACATCCCGTTTCTAACACATGGATTTAATCTTATTATCTCTccaaaacaaaatgtatatatatatatacatatatatatatatatatatatatatacatatatatatatatatatatatatatatatatatatatatatatatatatatatatatatatatatatatatatatatatatatatatatatatacatttttgtttattatctaaacagttattgattttttaaaatgattttcagTAATGTATTTTCTACCGTATCAATTTGATACAGTAGAGAATACAATgctaatgaaataaaacattaatgaaTTAATTCTATCAAACATCTTTTTAAGTTTGATGAAGACTTctagtaaaaaattttcagtttcaAAAGATGTGCAAATGTTGTTTACAATAACTAAGATGATATGATTAGCTGAGTGTAGAGTTTAAAAGCCTTATTAATATGCATTTAAGACTTTGTAATCAGGTGAACATTTATAcagctttattaaatatttatgctaaattttaaacataaaaaatattaaaagagttGACATTAGtatataattacttaaaatagacagtaaaataaatttcaaatttaagttcaagttttttaacagCTTACAATTCAACATATTGGTaagcaatattgaaaaaaagtttatctgaTTCTATCATTCCATGCATTTTTGAGAAATAATACATATAGTTATCGTTGTTATAGTTACATATATTTACGGTTAGAATATTACTGAATTAAGTATTAAAGGAACAAAAACTACATTGGTATTAAGAATGGTACaatggtatttattttttttatatgtatttttccatttgaaataattacGATAATCagatatattttacaatttttacataaGCAACGGTAGGactttaaaaactaagaaaaattgttaaacaaaacaatatatatatatatatatatatatatatatatatatatatatatatatatatatatatatatatatatatatatatgcatatatatatatttatatatatatatatatatatatatatattatatatatatatatatatatatatatatgtacaaaacaTACAGAGTAGACATGTATACAGAGGCGTTTCTACAAATATAATGAGGAGGGGGTGAATCCTTAAAAGTACCGACTGgcttcgtaaaaaaaaaaaaaaagtcctcaaaataaaatttacccaactgaattgtgtcaaatatCCGACTATCCaactaaattcgtaaaaaaagccgactataacttgaaaatcaccttctttggGAGGGTGTAACACCTtacttcccccccccccctccttcgtaaaatcgcctctgtatatatatatatatatatatatatatatatatatatatatatatatatatatatatatatatatatatatatatatatatatatatatatatatatatatatatatatacatatatatatatatatatatatatatatatatatatatatatatatatatatatatatatatatatatatatatatatatatatatatatatatatatatatatatatatatatatatatatatatatatatatatatatgtttatatacataggtagtgaaaaacttaaaaacatttccactattactatataaaaaattactactaaaaaaagtttcataagtTTCCAAAaaggcccctaaatttgcaTATTGGTTCCCTAAATTCGCTGGGTCCACCAGCAAATTTGGGGGACCCATTCAgcaattatatttgtttttaggtttcaaacttgtttgtttttatcggatccattttgattatatttgtttttaggtttcaaaTAATAAAGACTTTTTAATACGTTTGGCGAAAAATTTCTCTTCATTCAAACAtgaagcataaaatattaaagaaatttagttggtatacattttaaatattcatttctttaaaaagttgttccttgtgagaaaaaaaagtccttcttgaaggccaacactcttctttacttcgagtaacttctggggtacctcaaggttttatccttggtcctgttttatttcttatctacattaatgatctacTTGtaaaccttacatctaaagtagctctttttgctaaCGACTCAACTTTAGACTCCtgtcttgaaaaaaattcttcttttttgatCGTTGGTTGGGTTGGTTGGGCGATGGCCCAGGGCGCCAAATATTAAGGGCCGaaactaattaattattttacccTTTGCCTTTTTTTTGAATGGGGTTAAATTGAGCTAGAGGCGCTGTAAAAATCTCGCCCAGGGCGCTGGTAGTGCTAAAACCGGCACTGCTTACTCTGGCTATATAAACAACAACGATAAGAAAAAAAACCGCATgaactttattttaagaatGTCAGTACTCCTCAAAACACCTTAATAACCaggaaaaatatatatgcaattttctttcttagatgaggttatttttaattcaaatta includes:
- the LOC136081439 gene encoding uncharacterized protein LOC136081439, with the translated sequence MANFFSANSYRNNLDLPTFMNGNVLDESSTLYLLGLTLTSDLFWKLYIKSIAKLPSAKVPTLHRAPYFLTQDTILYFYKFQIRPCMEYFCHMWGGSSNDVFSYLEKVQKRIVNIIGSALAANLQPLSHR